In the genome of Streptomyces violaceoruber, the window GTGGGAGGCGTACTCGGTGCCGAACGGGGACAGGCTGGCGATCTCGAGGCCGGCTTCCTCGGCCAGTTCGCGCCGCACGGTGTGTTCCAGGGTGGCGTCCTGGGGCTCTCGGCCGCCCCCGAGCAGGGACCACATGCCCGGCTCCCAGATCTGTCCGGGGAAGTAGTCGCGGAGATGGAGCAGGTACTCGCCGCGGTCGTTGTAGATCAGGGCGGAGGCGTTGGCCGTCTCGGGTTCGACCTGGAGCGGCAGTTTGAGCAGCTTCTCGCGCAGTGTCGGGGAAGTTACCCGGTCCACGGGACGCCACTCGATGCCGCCGACCTCCTCTTCCTGCAGCACGACCGACACCTCGGTCGTCCGCAGGCGGAAGAGGAACCGGAGGTCGAAGTGCTGGTGTGCGGGCTCGCCCTTGCCCGGATGGGCGTCGATGTCGTGGATGTCGATGTCCAGCGGCACGGTCTCGTAGCCCGGCCACGGCGTGACGGCCCGAGCCGGGATCCCGGTCTCCTCGTGCAGTTCGCGGATGGCCGCCGCTGCCAGGGAGTCGTCGGTGGGCTCAGTGTGTCCGCCGGGGACGAGGACCTTCCCGCTAGCCAGGTGCAGCACGTGCAGGATGCGGCCGAGCTGGTCGACGACGATCGCGCCGCAGGTGACGTGCCCGGTGAAGGTCGAGCGGCTGGCGATGTCCTCGCCAGGCCGGTCGAGGGCATCCAGGAGGACGCTGAGCTGCTCGCGCTCGTGAGGGTGACGGGCGAGGTAGGTATCGACGGTGGTGCGGATGTGGTGGTGCGACAACGACATGGGGACTACCTCGCAGGGACGTGGGGCGGAGGGAGCATCGGGAACGGGCTGGTGTCTCTGTCCGGCGGACCGGTGGCCCGGCCCGGCCCGGCGATCAGGGGGCGTCGCCGCTCATCCGGCGCTGCAGCTCCCACAGGGACCGGAACAGCCCTGGCTGCTGTGTGAGCTGGGCGTAGGTGCCCTCCTGGACGATCTGCCCTTGGTCCAGGACTACGATCCGGTCGGCGACGGCCACGTTGGTGAGGCGGTGCGTGATCAGCAGGATGGCGCGGTCCTTGGCCAGTTCGCGTAGGCCGGCGAAGATCCGGTGCTCGGCGCGGGCGTCGAGGGCGGCCGTGGGTTCGTCCATCACCAGCAGCGCTGCCCGCCGATGGAACGCGCGGGTGAGGACCAGGCGCTGCCACTGCCCGCCGGAGAGCTGCTGTCCTCCGAACCACTCGCTGGTCAGGAGGGTGTTGAGGCCCGAGCGGAGATGGGGAAGCATCTCCGCGGCGCCGGACGCCTCGCACGCGGCGAGCAGGGCGGCGTCGCTGGTGTCGCCCTGCCTGAAGGTGATGTTGTCGCGCATCGTCAGCGGCAGGTAGGTGAACTTCTGCGGCACCAGCGCGACGTGCTCCCACGCCCCCCACGGGTCCAGGTCCGCAGTGGAGGCGTGGTCCCAGGCCACGTCGCCCTCGGTGGGCAGCAGCAACCCGCACAGCAGACGTGAGAGGGTCGTCTTCCCGGAGCCGTTCTCACCGACCAGCGCCACGATCTCGCCACGCTTCACATGGAGGGAGACGTTGCTCAGGCTGTCCTTGGGGGCGCCGTCATAGCGGTAGGTGACGTCACGGACCTCGAAGCGCTCCGGGGCCGCGGGGAGCGACGCGGTCCCGCGTGAGTCGGTCATGGCCTGGCCGTGAGCGTTGTCGAGGAAGTTCTGCCAGTCCTGCACGTACCAGCCGGTGCGTACCAGGCGGGCCCCGCCGTTGATGATGCCGCGCACTGAGCCGGTGGCGGTCTGAAGGGCGAAGACGGCGCCGCCGCCGGCCGCCAGGCTCATCCGCCCGGAGGCCAGGAGCCACAACAGCGCCGCCCACACCGCGGCCGAGGCGATCCCGCCGGCCACGGCTCCGGCCAGCCCCATCCACGCACCGGTGTTCGCGGCCTTGCGCTCGGCGGCGTTGACCGAGGCGGCCAGCCGCCGGTACCGCCCGATCAGGAAGGGGCCGGCGAGGCAGGCACGCATCTCCTCACTGGACTCCTGATAGGCCATGTGCCAGCGGAGTTTGCTCAGCATCCGGCGCCGCCCGGAGGTCTCCAGCCCGGCGAGGTAGAGCACCCGTGCGGAGCGCACGTACGCGGCGGCCTGCGGCAGGCACGCGAGGAAGAGCAGGGGGAGGAGCAGGGGATGCAGGACGGTCAGGACGGTGGCGCCGGCCGCCAGCGTGGCGGTGGCCGCCAGCACGTCCTGCGCTTCTTCGACGAGGTCGGGAGTGACCTGGGCGCCGCGGTCGGCGATGTCGTAGGCGTCGTTGTAGCCGGGCTTGTTGTTGGCGGCCAGTTCCGCGCCGAGCGCGGCCTCGATCATCGTCAGCTCCGCCGCCCGGCCGAGCACCGGACGCAGACGCCCGGTGAGCCAGACGACGGCGATGCCCATCAGCGCGCGCAGGCCGGCGGCGGCGGCGATCACGGCGAGCTGCGGGGCGGCGTCCCACAGCCGCTCGGTGATGTCGCCCGAGGAGACCAGCGCGGTGATCGTGCCCGTGACGGCCAGGAGGCCGAGGGCCGCGAGGACACCCGTCCCGATCTGGCACATCAACAGGCCGACGGTCGCGCCGCGGTCCACGCGCCAGGCCATCCGCACCGAGCGCCGCACCAGCGAGGGCAGGCGCCGCGCCATGGTGCGGGAGGTCAACAGGGACCCGGCCCGGAGCCTCGACTCGTCGCGGTAGAGGTATTCCTCTGCTCGAACACCGGCGTCCTGATGTTCGCCGTCCGGCGCGGTCCCCTTGGGTGGTTGTGGCGGCTGGTCCTGTGTAATGGCCGAGGTCATCGTTCCCCCTGGGACGGTCGCTGCGGCAAGGTCGTGAGGTCTAACGACGCGGTTGCGATATCGAACACACGTCATTCGGTCGTGCTGGAAAGCCCGTGATTCCCTGCGTCCGTGGAACCTGCAGGCGTCCTGTCCCTGGTCTGGCTTGGAGCGGCTGCGGGCAGGAAATGGCCGAAACGCCGACACCGCCACACCACGTGGGCAGTACGCCTCGGCAGAGAAGGTCACCCCCTCCTAACCGGTATGGGAATCGGCCTGCAGCAGCTTTTCCAGCTCCCTCTCGGCGTGGCCGACCGCGGCCGTCAGGGCCTCGTGGTCGTGGGCGGACAGAGCGCCGGCTCCCAGTCCGGCCGCGGCGATCACCGCGGTCAGCGCTCCGGTCGCCTGCTCGGCCAGGGCTGACGCGGCGACGGGGTGGTGCAGAGTCTCTCGTGCGGCGTAGGCGTCGAGTCGGGCGACGCTGACGAGGGAGTCGAGTATCCGGGCATGATGGCGGCCGGCGCGGTCCACTTCCAGGGCCGACAGGCCCGTTCGGGCCTGGAAGACGGCGGTCGGCGGATCGGGATGGGCAAGGAGCTGGACGGCTTCCTCCACTGTGCGGTCGAGATCGTCTCCGGGGACGGGGGCCTCGGCGGGCCAGCAGTGCGCGTGCAGGAGGAGCGCGACGGCTTTTTCCCAGGGCTCGGTGGGCTGAGTGGTGTCGATCAAGTCGCGGGCCTGCTGGTCCAGCCCCTGCTCCATCAGGGCCATGATCTTGATCTGGCGACCATCGAGGAGGCGGTTGCCGATGCCGCGGTGCCGGGCCATGGCGTCGGCGGCCTCGGTCCACCGCCCGATCTGGGCGAGGGCGCGGGCCCCATCCACGAGCAGCGTGACGTACAGCTCCTGGCATACCGTGCGGTGGTCCTCGTCTGTGCCGGTCAGGGTCGAGAGGTCGACGGTGCGGCCGTCGATGTCGGTCTTGTTGCGGTGTCGGGCTGCGTCGTTGAGGCAGTGCAACAAGCTGTAGGCGAGTTCGCCGTGGCCGGCGCGGGTCTGCAGCCGGGCGAGGTTGACCAGTGGCATCAGTGACATGACGGCGACCCGTCCGCTGAGGCGTCCGGCGTTGGCGAAGACCTGGTGCTGGCGCCAGCACAGATCCTCGGCCAGGTCGAGCAGGCCGACGTCGGAGGCGATGAGAGCCGCGTAGTTGAGGACCCCGCAGGCGCGGGCCACCAGGTCGTGGTGGCCCGCACCTGCGGGCGCGACGGTCAGCCCGGTGAGGTGGTTGATGCGCTCCTCCAGGGGGAGCGCGGGCGCCTTGGTGCGGCGGACCAGGGGGATGCGGCTGGCTATCGCGGGGATCATCGGCTCAGCCCTTGCGCGCCCAGTCGACGACCAGTCGGCTGTATGGCTTGTCGACGACGAAGCGCGGGTCGTTGGTCGTCAGCCGTTCGCGCGAGTCGGCGACGGCCATCCGGAAGCCCGGCTCGGGGGCGTCGTTGCCGCCGGTCGCGTCCCAGGCGCGGATCTCGCTCACCACGCGCTCGGCGAGGTCGGCGCCGCCCTCGCCGTGGCCGATCACGCCGACCTCCCAGTACCGGCCCTTGTCGTCCTCGCCTTCGCGGATGGTCAGGTACGCGAGCGACCCGGCGTCGAGGGCGGCCATGGAGCCCCACCCGAAGTGCGGGGTGAATCCGGGGCGCTGGCCCGGCAGGCGGGACAGTCCGTTGGGGAGCACGCAGGCCAGGTACAGGTACAGCCACTCCCAGGCGGAGCCCTGGCGGAACTTCACCCCGGTGTAAATCTTGGTCTGCTGCTGGTCCAGGACGGTGCGCAGGGCGTCGCGGTCGACGTCCTGCTCGCTGAACGTCTCCAGGCGCACGTTGCCCTCGCCGGCCATCGGCACCAGCGTGTACACGTCGTCGCAGACGCCCTTGCGCAGCGGGATGAAGGTGGCCATCTCGCAGGAGACGGTCTTCCACGTCTCTCCGTCGCGTTCGAAGGCGAAGGAGCGGGAGATGCTCCCGCGGATGCGCATCGGCAGGACCAGGCGCCCGCCGGGGGCGAGCTGGTCGAGGATCTTCACGGGGACGTCGCCCGCGCCGACGGTGAAGATGATCCGGTCGAAGGGAGCGTGCTCGGGCAGCCCGGCTGCGCCGTCGGCCATCACCGCGGTGGCGTTGTCGACGCCGGCCTCGGCGAGGTGGCGGCTCGCGCCGGCGACGAGGTCCTGGTCGACGTCGAGGGTCCACACCTGCCCGCCGGGGGAGACGATTTTGCCGAGCAGGGCTGCGTTGTAGCCGGTGGCGGCTCCGGCTTCCAGGACCTTGTGGCCGGGCTGGGCGCCGAGCTGTTCGAGCTGGGTGGCGACGATGGACGGCGCGGAGATGCAGGAGATCATCTCCCCGTGCTCGTCGTGCTTGATCGAGACCGCGTCCTCCTTATACGCGCTCTCCAGGTCGACGCCGGGCAGGAAGGCGTGCCGGTCGGTGGTGCGGAAGGCGTCGATGGCGGCCTTGCTGTGCAGGTGGCCGCTGTCGACGAGCCGCTGGGCGAGGGCTTCGCGCAGCTGGTGGGGGTCGGTGGCGGGTGTCACGGTGGTCTCCATTCGGGGGAGGCTAGGGTCCGCGGAGGCGGACTTGCGGGTAGACACGTCGGCTCCTTCTTGAGTGGAGAAGGCGACGTGACGGCCGAGCCACGCGGTGGCGGCCTGCGCGTCGGCAGGCACGCCCGCACGGTTGAACGCGAAAATCGCGTGATGGGCGAGGACGCCCCGGATTCCGCGTATCAGGCGGCCGTCGGCGGCGAGCCGGCGCAGCCGACGGCCGGCGTCCTCGAACGCGGCGACGCGCTCGACCCAGCCGGCTTCCGCGTCGGGGCGCAGAGCGGCATCCGCATTCATCAGCCGCCGCATGGCGGAGACGGCCTGCTCCAGCGCGGGGCCTTGGGGCGGGGTGACGGGAGGCCGCAGGGCAGCCCATTGGGCGTAGACGTCTCCGGCTTCGAACGGGTCCAGCCCGGTCGCGCGGATCATGGCTGACAGCAGCAGCACGCTGCGCTCGCGGGCGCCGGGGACGCCGGTCTCGGCGAGCGCGGCCGGGCTGTCGGCGCAGAACACCTCGTGCGCGACCGCCATACCCTCCAGGCCGCCGAAGGCATATGTCTCCGGCTCGTAGATCCCGCCCGTCCACCCGGTGATGACGCGGTCGGCGACGAGCTGGTCCAGCAGGCCGGTGGCGGGCTGTTCGGTGCGCAGGCGCACGCCGGCGTCCTTGCGCAGGAAGTGAAAGCGGCGTTTGGCCAGCGCGGACGCCAGGGCCCGAGCAGCGTCCACCCGCGGATCGGCGAAGGCCACGGATGCGTGCCACCAGGACGTGGCCGGGGGGATCGGCAGGTTCTCGTCGACGAAGGCCATGGGAGGCAACTCCTTGCACGTCGGCAGGTTCGGGGATCAGGTGAGCAGGAGGGCGCGGCTCCAGCCGACGGCATCGGGGGCCTGCAGGGCGAGTTGGGCTCCGGCGCGACCTTCCATGAAGCCGAGCTTGGGCAGGCGCTCCCAACTGGTGGCCAGCCGTCGGTGCAGGTCCTGGATGATCGGGCTGAAGCGGTCAGGTGCGGGGCTGTCGGCGGCGACCGCGCGGGTGAGCGTCAGCAACCCAGCCCAGCCGTGGCAGAGCGTGGAGTCGGTGATGCGGGCGAGGTGCAGCGGGTCGGTCAGGGTGGTCTCGATGGTGTCCTCGGCCGCCCGGCGACGGGCGGGGTCGCCGAGGGCGAGCGCAGCGAGCTGTTGGGCGCGGGCGATGCCGGGCTGGCCGTAGCACCAGGACTGGCGGGTCGGCTCAGGCGCGGGCGGCTGGTCGGCGTCCAGGTGGGCTGCGGTGGACCAGTAGTGGGCGCCGTGCCGGTCGAGCCAGGTCGCGAAGGTGTCGACGGCTTCCTCCTGACCAGGGACGCTGATGCCGTCGCGCAGTGCGAGAGAGAGCAGGGCAAGGGGCCCGGCGATGCCGTGAGCCATGCCGTTATTGCCGTGCCCGCCGGCCATCTCCTCCCCGACGGGGCCGATCGGCGACCACCACCCGGGCACTGGCCGGCCGTCACCATGGGCGGGCTGGGCGAGCGCGACGAGGCAGGTGAGCACGTCGGGCAGCCGGGGCGCGGGCGGTTGTCGGGAGAGCAGGAGGGCGGCGAGTCCGGTCAGGCCGCGGATGAGGTCCCATTCGGCGAGGTGGGGCAGCGCGCCGGCCGCCTGGCGGCGGTGGGCGGCGGCGAGCCGGGCGTCCACGACGCGGTCGACGGCCGCGCGGACGTTGTCGTCGGCTCCGTGGGCGCGGGCCAGGACGAACTCCAGGGCGGGTGCGCCGTGGAAGAGGCTGGCGTTGCTGCCGGTGCTGACCCCGCGTGCGGTGGCCTGGGTGAGGTGGCGGCGTGCGGTGGACAGGTCGCGGCGCTCGATGTCGAGCAGGGCCATCCCCAGGGCGCCCTCGGAGAGGTCCTGCGTGCGAGGCACGGTCGTCGTGGTCATGAGCGCCTGGCCAGGGGGACGACGATGCTGTGGGCCCGGCCGCCGATCCACCCGTCGGCGTCCGGCGGGGGCGCGTCGTACAGGGTGGCGATGCCGAAGGGGCTGGCGTCCAGGTGCGCGCGCAGAAGGTCCAGGTCGATGTCGCGGGCGAGGTCGAGGGGCAACTGCTGGTCGTCCTCGGCGAGCAGGACCCGCTCCGGCACCCGGAACCGGGCACGCCAGGCGTGGAGTTGGTCCGCCCACTGCTGGAGGGGCGCGGTGCGGTCGGGCAGCGTGCGGCTGCGGATCTTCCAGCGGGCGGTGGTGAGGATGGTGCGCCGGTAGGTGAGCGCGGGGGTGAAAGGCAGGGTCCAGGCGGCACCCCAGTCGAACCAGGTCACCTGCGGGGAGGCGGCCCGGCTGAATTCGCCGAGGAAGCGGGCCATCGGCGGGGTGTAGTTGTTCCACAGGAAGTTGATGGCGGTGGGGGCCAGCAACTCCAGCGTCTTGCCCGTCGCGGATTCCACCAGCTGGGGGCGGCCGTCGGCGACGGTGACCGCAAGGTCGCGGGGGAAGAGGACGTGCGGGGCGGGGCGGCGAAATTCGCCGATGCTCACGATCCGGAGCAGGGCCTGGGGCGCGCGGGTGAGCAGATCGGCCGCCACCCGCCCGGCATGGAAGGAGAGCTGCACGAGTTCCGCCTCCGGATCGACGGTCGGCAGGGACGCGTACGCCGTCTCGGTGCCGGGGAACAGGTGCCAGAACCGGCCGGTCATCGATCCGGCCGAGCGGGAGACGGTCAGAACGCGCAACCGGAAGTCACCCCGGTCCAGGGCAGGGCCGGAGGCGGCGTGGACCTGTGCGGCCAGTTCGAGGTGGGGCGCCGCGTCCCGAGGCTTGCCGCCGGCCGCTGCCTCCAGTTCCTCGATCAGCGCCCCGGTCACCGCGACGGTGCGGCTGCCTTCGGCGGCGGCGGTGCCGGCCAGCTCCAGCAGCAGGCGGTCGCGCCGGGACATCGGCCTGGGTGGTTCACTCGCCGTGACGAACCCGACCGGGAAGCCCACGCCCCGGTCGGGGTCCGTGGCCACCTCCACCGGCACCGCGGTGTTCTCGCCGTAGCGCTCGGAGAACTGCTCGATCCACCGCCGCCAGGTCGGTGTCCCGTTCGGATGGGTGACCAGGCGGGCCAGGACGGTCGCTGCGGTCTCCGCCTCGGTCAGCACCTGCTCGGACAGCCGCACGTCGACGTCCAGCCGCAGGTCGCACGCGGCCCGCAGGCCGGCTGCCTGAGCGCGCGCCGCAGGCGGTAAGACGTCGGTGGGATCGGCGACGGTGGCGGGCGCGCGCAGCGAGGAGCGCAGCAGCCGCACCCGCAGCAGTTCACCGAGCAGCCGATCACGCGCGGTGCCGTCCACGGCGGGAAACTCCGCGGCCAGCTTCTCTGACAACTGGCGATACGCGATGGGCGATCGGGCCAGGTCGAGCACGAGACGCAGTGCGGGGCTCAGGGAGAGACGGAAGGCGGCGTCTCCCTCCGAGGGGACGTGGATGTGCCGGTCGCGCCGCTGGATCAGGGTGTTGACACAGACCTCTGTGTCGGCCATGCGTCCGGCGTCGCTCTCCCAGGTGCTGAGCATCTCGTCGAGTAAGGCCGGCTCGGGACGGGTCACGGCCTGGTGCTCGTCGCCGATGCGGACGGCCGTGGCCTGGTCGAAGGCGAGCGGGGCGACGCCGGCGAACAGGCCGTAAGGCGTGGAGCGGTGGGCGTAGCGGATCGCGTAGCGGGCGGTGGCCAGCGCCGCCCGGCGCATCCGGCGCACCTTCGGTGTACGGCCGTCGATGATGGCTTGCACCTGCTGGGCGAGGATAGGGCTTGCCTGCGACACGGTCTGGCGGAAGTCGGCATCGGACCACACCGTGCTCAGCCACTCGCGCCACTCCTCCGCAGGCGCCGTAGATGTAGGCCAGGGCGGCATGGCGGGCTCGGACGTGTGGGCCGCGGCGCGCAGCATGGTCTGCCCCGT includes:
- a CDS encoding NUDIX domain-containing protein, which codes for MSLSHHHIRTTVDTYLARHPHEREQLSVLLDALDRPGEDIASRSTFTGHVTCGAIVVDQLGRILHVLHLASGKVLVPGGHTEPTDDSLAAAAIRELHEETGIPARAVTPWPGYETVPLDIDIHDIDAHPGKGEPAHQHFDLRFLFRLRTTEVSVVLQEEEVGGIEWRPVDRVTSPTLREKLLKLPLQVEPETANASALIYNDRGEYLLHLRDYFPGQIWEPGMWSLLGGGREPQDATLEHTVRRELAEEAGLEIASLSPFGTEYASHDDGTTVPIAIYAGRWNGDPRELHLTEGVMLAWFAPDDLHRLRIADTTSDLVRRHAAGHPPMRSGPEAEPEEQRLAPPHGTVPNIIGVHLYLERPDGTVLLGLRHPDSAFAPSTWHVLAGHCEQENAIDCLIREAREEAGLHIERQDVELVHVVHHIGQPRNPPRMGLFFRARTWSGEPVLREPDKCTQWKFWDPAALPDDLVPYTRLAIEKIQNDELYSETGWPA
- a CDS encoding ATP-binding cassette domain-containing protein translates to MTSAITQDQPPQPPKGTAPDGEHQDAGVRAEEYLYRDESRLRAGSLLTSRTMARRLPSLVRRSVRMAWRVDRGATVGLLMCQIGTGVLAALGLLAVTGTITALVSSGDITERLWDAAPQLAVIAAAAGLRALMGIAVVWLTGRLRPVLGRAAELTMIEAALGAELAANNKPGYNDAYDIADRGAQVTPDLVEEAQDVLAATATLAAGATVLTVLHPLLLPLLFLACLPQAAAYVRSARVLYLAGLETSGRRRMLSKLRWHMAYQESSEEMRACLAGPFLIGRYRRLAASVNAAERKAANTGAWMGLAGAVAGGIASAAVWAALLWLLASGRMSLAAGGGAVFALQTATGSVRGIINGGARLVRTGWYVQDWQNFLDNAHGQAMTDSRGTASLPAAPERFEVRDVTYRYDGAPKDSLSNVSLHVKRGEIVALVGENGSGKTTLSRLLCGLLLPTEGDVAWDHASTADLDPWGAWEHVALVPQKFTYLPLTMRDNITFRQGDTSDAALLAACEASGAAEMLPHLRSGLNTLLTSEWFGGQQLSGGQWQRLVLTRAFHRRAALLVMDEPTAALDARAEHRIFAGLRELAKDRAILLITHRLTNVAVADRIVVLDQGQIVQEGTYAQLTQQPGLFRSLWELQRRMSGDAP
- the fxlM gene encoding methyltransferase, FxLD system, translated to MAFVDENLPIPPATSWWHASVAFADPRVDAARALASALAKRRFHFLRKDAGVRLRTEQPATGLLDQLVADRVITGWTGGIYEPETYAFGGLEGMAVAHEVFCADSPAALAETGVPGARERSVLLLSAMIRATGLDPFEAGDVYAQWAALRPPVTPPQGPALEQAVSAMRRLMNADAALRPDAEAGWVERVAAFEDAGRRLRRLAADGRLIRGIRGVLAHHAIFAFNRAGVPADAQAATAWLGRHVAFSTQEGADVSTRKSASADPSLPRMETTVTPATDPHQLREALAQRLVDSGHLHSKAAIDAFRTTDRHAFLPGVDLESAYKEDAVSIKHDEHGEMISCISAPSIVATQLEQLGAQPGHKVLEAGAATGYNAALLGKIVSPGGQVWTLDVDQDLVAGASRHLAEAGVDNATAVMADGAAGLPEHAPFDRIIFTVGAGDVPVKILDQLAPGGRLVLPMRIRGSISRSFAFERDGETWKTVSCEMATFIPLRKGVCDDVYTLVPMAGEGNVRLETFSEQDVDRDALRTVLDQQQTKIYTGVKFRQGSAWEWLYLYLACVLPNGLSRLPGQRPGFTPHFGWGSMAALDAGSLAYLTIREGEDDKGRYWEVGVIGHGEGGADLAERVVSEIRAWDATGGNDAPEPGFRMAVADSRERLTTNDPRFVVDKPYSRLVVDWARKG
- a CDS encoding lanthionine synthetase C family protein; its protein translation is MTTTTVPRTQDLSEGALGMALLDIERRDLSTARRHLTQATARGVSTGSNASLFHGAPALEFVLARAHGADDNVRAAVDRVVDARLAAAHRRQAAGALPHLAEWDLIRGLTGLAALLLSRQPPAPRLPDVLTCLVALAQPAHGDGRPVPGWWSPIGPVGEEMAGGHGNNGMAHGIAGPLALLSLALRDGISVPGQEEAVDTFATWLDRHGAHYWSTAAHLDADQPPAPEPTRQSWCYGQPGIARAQQLAALALGDPARRRAAEDTIETTLTDPLHLARITDSTLCHGWAGLLTLTRAVAADSPAPDRFSPIIQDLHRRLATSWERLPKLGFMEGRAGAQLALQAPDAVGWSRALLLT
- a CDS encoding lantibiotic dehydratase family protein, whose product is MTRHRPSLYEATGQTMLRAAAHTSEPAMPPWPTSTAPAEEWREWLSTVWSDADFRQTVSQASPILAQQVQAIIDGRTPKVRRMRRAALATARYAIRYAHRSTPYGLFAGVAPLAFDQATAVRIGDEHQAVTRPEPALLDEMLSTWESDAGRMADTEVCVNTLIQRRDRHIHVPSEGDAAFRLSLSPALRLVLDLARSPIAYRQLSEKLAAEFPAVDGTARDRLLGELLRVRLLRSSLRAPATVADPTDVLPPAARAQAAGLRAACDLRLDVDVRLSEQVLTEAETAATVLARLVTHPNGTPTWRRWIEQFSERYGENTAVPVEVATDPDRGVGFPVGFVTASEPPRPMSRRDRLLLELAGTAAAEGSRTVAVTGALIEELEAAAGGKPRDAAPHLELAAQVHAASGPALDRGDFRLRVLTVSRSAGSMTGRFWHLFPGTETAYASLPTVDPEAELVQLSFHAGRVAADLLTRAPQALLRIVSIGEFRRPAPHVLFPRDLAVTVADGRPQLVESATGKTLELLAPTAINFLWNNYTPPMARFLGEFSRAASPQVTWFDWGAAWTLPFTPALTYRRTILTTARWKIRSRTLPDRTAPLQQWADQLHAWRARFRVPERVLLAEDDQQLPLDLARDIDLDLLRAHLDASPFGIATLYDAPPPDADGWIGGRAHSIVVPLARRS